The following proteins are encoded in a genomic region of Sparus aurata chromosome 11, fSpaAur1.1, whole genome shotgun sequence:
- the LOC115591187 gene encoding complement factor D-like, with amino-acid sequence MQALHKFLLLHVLTYLGRNALGAKIINGVKVQEDSMLFMASLQTTDGHMCGGSLIRDNFVLTAAHCDDDNDDDRLVRVVLGTHNLRKTGTVRTIVQRCKHPDYQNDTNDIMLLKLSQSVSVGGTIQRIRLPPPNMNLQPNQLCHVAGWGETEAGRGVDDLRVVGVSVVDQDVCRRQWDEIPANVICAGGYRTLKGVCFADSGGPLVCNGVTAGVASYIGGECWDKRFPNVYTDVSKFRPWIDQILKENGC; translated from the exons ATGCAGGCCCTGCACAAATTTCTGCTCCTTCATGTTCTGACATATCTCGGACGAAATG CACTTGGAGCTAAAATCATAAATGGGGTAAAAGTCCAGGAGGACTCAATGCTGTTCATGGCCTCATTACAGACCACAGACGGACACATGTGTGGAGGCTCCCTCATCAGAGACAactttgtcctcactgctgcGCACtgtgatgatgacaatgatgacGA TAGACTGGTGAGGGTTGTTTTGGGCACCCACAATCTCAGGAAGACTGGGACAGTGAGAACCATTGTGCAGAGATGCAAACACCCTGATTATCAGAATGACACAAATGACATCATGCTCCTGAAA CTGTCTCAGAGTGTTTCAGTGGGTGGAACAATACAACGCATTCGACTTCCCCCTCCTAACATGAACCTACAACCCAACCAACTGTGCCATGTAGCTGGATGGGGAGAGACCGAAGCTGGTagaggtgttgatgacctgaGAGTGGTGGGTGTGTCTGTTGTTGACCAGGACGTCTGTAGACGCCAATGGGATGAAATTCCTGCCAATGTCATCTGTGCAGGTGGATATCGAACACTCAAAGGAGTCTGCTTT GCTGATTCTGGTGGTCCTCTGGTGTGCAACGGGGTCACTGCTGGTGTTGCATCTTACATAGGCGGGGAATGTTGGGACAAACGCTTTCCCAATGTCTATACCGACGTGTCCAAGTTCCGTCCCTGGATCGACCAGATTCTCAAGGAAAATGGTTGTTAA
- the LOC115591192 gene encoding granzyme B(G,H)-like isoform X2 — MQVLHKLLLLHVLTYLGRNALGAKIIDGVEVPEDEMQFMASVQSRDGHVCGGSLIRGSFVLTAAHCDGDDDDNRLVRVVLGTHNLKKTGTVRTIAQRCKHPDYHDESIENDIVLLKLSQSVPVGGTIRRIRLPPPDMNLQPNQRCHVAGWGETEAGRGVDDLRVVGVSVVDQNVCRQQVDGISANVICAG; from the exons ATGCAGGTCCTGCACAAACTTCTGCTCCTTCATGTTTTGACATATCTCGGACGGAATG CACTTGGAGCTAAAATAATAGATGGGGTAGAAGTCCCGGAGGACGAGATGCAGTTTATGGCTTCAGTGCAGTCCAGAGATGGACATGTGTGTGGAGGCTCCCTGATCAGGGGcagctttgtcctcactgctgcgcactgtgatggtgatgatgatgataa TAGACTGGTGAGGGTTGTTTTGGGCACCCACAATCTCAAGAAGACTGGGACAGTGAGAACCATTGCGCAGAGATGCAAACACCCTGATTATCATGATGAATCTATAGAAAATGACATCGTGCTCCTGAAA CTGTCTCAGAGTGTTCCAGTGGGTGGAACAATACGACGCATTCGACTTCCCCCTCCTGACATGAACCTACAACCCAACCAAAGGTGCCATGTAGCTGGATGGGGAGAGACCGAAGCTGGTagaggtgttgatgacctgaGAGTGGTGGGTGTATCGGTTGTTGACCAGAACGTCTGTAGACAGCAAGTTGATGGGATTTCTGCCAATGTCATCTGTGCAG GGTGA
- the LOC115591192 gene encoding granzyme B(G,H)-like isoform X1, which yields MQVLHKLLLLHVLTYLGRNALGAKIIDGVEVPEDEMQFMASVQSRDGHVCGGSLIRGSFVLTAAHCDGDDDDNRLVRVVLGTHNLKKTGTVRTIAQRCKHPDYHDESIENDIVLLKVSIYSLSQSVPVGGTIRRIRLPPPDMNLQPNQRCHVAGWGETEAGRGVDDLRVVGVSVVDQNVCRQQVDGISANVICAG from the exons ATGCAGGTCCTGCACAAACTTCTGCTCCTTCATGTTTTGACATATCTCGGACGGAATG CACTTGGAGCTAAAATAATAGATGGGGTAGAAGTCCCGGAGGACGAGATGCAGTTTATGGCTTCAGTGCAGTCCAGAGATGGACATGTGTGTGGAGGCTCCCTGATCAGGGGcagctttgtcctcactgctgcgcactgtgatggtgatgatgatgataa TAGACTGGTGAGGGTTGTTTTGGGCACCCACAATCTCAAGAAGACTGGGACAGTGAGAACCATTGCGCAGAGATGCAAACACCCTGATTATCATGATGAATCTATAGAAAATGACATCGTGCTCCTGAAAGTAAGCATATATTCT CTGTCTCAGAGTGTTCCAGTGGGTGGAACAATACGACGCATTCGACTTCCCCCTCCTGACATGAACCTACAACCCAACCAAAGGTGCCATGTAGCTGGATGGGGAGAGACCGAAGCTGGTagaggtgttgatgacctgaGAGTGGTGGGTGTATCGGTTGTTGACCAGAACGTCTGTAGACAGCAAGTTGATGGGATTTCTGCCAATGTCATCTGTGCAG GGTGA